The DNA region CAAAGGCAATCTTAGCTCTTTGGGGAACTCCTTTTGGTAAAAGGTGTGTTGTGAATGTATGCTAAGTTTGTCATTCTCTGAGATGACCTGCTCCCTAAAGAAGACTGTAGAAGGAACCTGGCCAAACAGTGACAGGAACCTGCAGGAGCAGGGCTCTAGGCCCCATTCTGCTCAGTCTCACCAGAGAGTCACTGAGCTGCCTCGCTCAGATGCTCAGCTCAGCCTGCAGAGGAGATAAAGCATGGACTCTGTACACTGTgaaagccaggcagggctgtgcCTCAGGGCTTGTCTGGGGAGTGTCCAGTCACAGTTCAGGTGATCAGCTCTATTGAGATGGGCTTCTGGAGGCAGCTCCTGCGGGTGGGCAGGGATGGTAGAGAGTTTAAATACAGATCCCTGGGGCTCTATCCCTGACGTCAAGTGACTCCTCTCTGTACTCACTGCTGAAAGCTTTGCACTATTTCCTCTTCACATGCCCACTCCAGGCTCTTCATGTAAGGCATGAGTTTCTGGCTTCATTTAGTCTCTTGTGGGGTTTTCTTCCCTCTGCTATAACCCCAAAGGTCTTTAACTGAACTCAATGCAGACTCCAGTTTGGGGAATAAGGAGGGTGTCATGGGGGATTCTTTTCTTATCTCAAGATTAGGGATAAGGGGAAAGGAGAACCCTAGTAATAGCTTAGTGGCCAGAGGGTGGCGTAGGGGCAATGGGGGATAGATCCCCTTGGCCTCTCTATGGCAGTCCTCAGTTTTTCAAGACACTGTGGGGCTGGTACCTCCTCTGGTACTCCCTACTTGATCTTCTTATTTGGTACAAGGTGCCTTTGCCTGCCTTACCCAAGCTGACACTATTCCTCTGTCTCTAATGTCTGGCTGCCCTCCACCCCATTTTCTCAGGCTGTGGCAGCTGCAGCCCAGGCAGGCCTGCTCCGGCAGCAGGAGGAACTAGACAGGAAAGCTGCTGAGCTGGAACGCAAGGAGCGGGAGCTACAGAACACTGTGGCCAGCTTGCATGGTAAGGGAGGCTGCTGGAGCCTCAGCCCACCCTGCCTGGTACAGGAATGTCCTCAGCCCTGCACAGATTGCCCTCCCAGCACTCATCCTGAGCCACCTTCTTCCTGGGGTAGCTGCAGAACTTCAAGGAATTCTTGGTCTTCTCAGAAGGGCACCAGTCCTAGGGGAGAGCAATAAGTTGGAAGTCTGGAGACCTACAGTGTAGACTTGATGAAGATTATTTTTGCACTCCTTTCCAGctctgaaattctttttctttttcccagtagtgggaattgaactcagggtcttatgCATTCTAGGAAGACATTCTACTATAGCTACCAccctacccctttttaaaaattttgatttagtttttctggtactggggattgaacccagaggcacttcaacactgagccacatccctagccctttttaaaaatttttatcttgagacagggtctcattaagttgcttagggcttcactaagttgctgaggctggcctcaaacttgtgatcctcctatctcagcccctcaagtagctaggattagaagtgtgtgccactatgcaCCCAGCCTGAAATTCTGATTCTTTGATAGCATGGAGCAGGCAGTGGTCCCACAATTTCTTACTCATGATGATGACCCTAGTTATCTTGCTTGTGGGCttgttattaataaaaataattacttagaCCATTTAGCTCTCTACTTCCCAGTGCATTTGGGCTTCATTATCTTTGAGTGAGCTTATTTAAAGGTGTCTCTTTGGGAACGTTTACAATCTTCCATCCCACTCATGCTCCTGCTTGTGGTAGGTCCTCTGCAAACTCTGGTTTGCCTATAAACTGGGCCAGCATGTGCATTTCTCTTTCCACACAGTGAGAGAGAACAACTGGCCAGCCCTGCCCTCATGGTGCCCTGTCAAGCCCTGCTTCTATCAGGATTTCTCCGCTGAGATCCCTGCTGACTACCAGCGGATATGCAAGATGCTGTACTATCTCTGGATGTGTGAGTCCAACTCCTGCCCTCAGAGTTTAAGGGTGCAGTGGGTCTCTTTTTGGTTAGCTTATTCTTCTCTGATGTTGAGACTTTCTTCAGACTTCAGCTTTCCTGATACCTAGCTGTGTAGGGACCTCCCTACACAGGGTGCTCTCTTCTTGAGAGGGTCAGTCGAGACCACTTAGCACATAGAGACTTCCAAGTCCCTGTAAAGCTCACTGCTCTAAAAAGCCCATTTTAGGTGAAAGCCTCTCTCTCAGGCTCCTAGGTTCCTGTGGGTGAGAAAAGAGATTCTGTAGCTCTTTTGTGGGCCACTAGGGCCAGGGAAAAAGTTACTTCCCAAAGATCAGCCCTGGAACTTCACTTTCCCATGACTACTTCCCAGAGACCTGGGCTGTCCTGTTACCTCTCAGGAACTTTAATTTTGAGGTTCCTGAAAACCAGGGTTTGGGAACTGAGATTCTTTACTATTTTTGTAGCTGTCATACAGCATGGACCTCACTTCCTCTCCTAGGGAATGGCTTGCCCTGTTGGGGAGCTTTCAGCTGCCTTGGCTTAGTTtgtttctctcctctccccttgcCCAGTGCATTCAGTGACTCTGTTTCTGAACCTGCTTGCCTGCCTAGCCTGGTTCACAGGCAACAGCGCCAAGGGAGTGGACTTCGGCCTCTCGATCCTGTGGTTTGTGATCTTCACCCCCTGTGCCTTCCTTTGTTGGTACCGACCCATCTATAAGGCCTTTAGGTGAGTGGGACTGTGGCAAAGAGTGAGGGTTAGGTTGGCATCCCAGTAGTAGATGACAGACCCTAGGCCTGGGGTCCCATCCCCTTAGTGTATAATAGAGTGCTATGGAAATTTGGTTTCCTAGTGCCACCCAGAGCCAGAGCAGACAAAAACAGGAGCCATTTTCTTCAGTTGGACCTGAACTCTGCTCTAGGCCCTGTCCACAGATGAGGCAAGGAGATCTAGACAAGGGATATGGAGCATCATCTGCCATCCCACTGCACCCAGTCTTGCTGGCAGGGAGGTATTTCAGTTGCTAGGAAGAAGAGTCCTCAGAGAACTCCCCTTGGAGTCTCTAAGTGTGCTTAAGAGTGTTAAGCGGATGTTCTTGGTGGCCTCTCTCTTATGTTCACTGGTATACCCCGTTGACTCTTGGGTATCTGATGAGTGCCAGTGCCTAGGTTAGATACTGTGAACATGAATGGGTACATCTCATAGACCCCTAAGGGTTTTGGAATTGTACCTTCAGGTTGATGTTTTCAGAACTGAAATGGGTCAGGCCCAACTGCATGATCCCATGCATCTTCAGGCAGGACCTGAATACTGCAGGGTACAGAGGTGGAGATGCTCAACCCATAAAGAGCCTTATCTGATATTCCTACTCTCCATTCCCCAggtcttttgtccattttgtcCACCCAGGTCTTTCCAGGTTTTGTGGTGTGGTGGTAGTCGTGTTGAACTCAAGGCCTCTATCACTAAGCTGTGTCCCAACCCCAGGCTTACAGTTATACTATTAGAGATTTATGCCTTTTGCTTAGATTTTTATTGCCTGCTATGAAATGCAGGTACTGCAGGAGATGGAGTGTTAGGCTCTTTATATTATCCTTTGGGCGAATAATTTTATCAGGGAGGCAATAAAAGCCAACCcttcttgatttttttggtaGAATCCATGTGCTTATGTCCTTATGGACAGTGGGACTGGTTCCCTGGGGCCCTGGCTACTTGTCCATTCTGCTTCCTGGCCCCTAGTTAAAATAGATGTCATACAAAGTAAGGAAGGCTCAGGAAATGGCCCAAGCCCTCTCGTGACTTcttatttctctgtctctccacAGGTCCGACAACTCTTTCAGCTTCTTCGtgttcttctttgtatttttttgtcaAATAGGGATCTACTTTATCCAGTTGATTGGCATGCCTAACCTGGGGACCAGGTAAGACCTGAGGCATCACAGTGGGAAGTAGGCTTTGAATGTAGGGCTCAGCCTCTCTTGCCCTGTTTACTAGCTCCCAGAGAACTCCATGGATGACCCCAATTCTACCACAGTGGGAGGGGGTGGATGGGCCTGCCTCTGGATCTGCCTTGAGTAAGTTTCCTGCTACTTACTCACCATTCTTAAGGTGGTGAGTATAGGTGAACTTAGCCTGAATCCTTAGGGCTGTACGCTGCGTTGGATTATAGCCTCTTTCTCCCAGAGGCTGAGGGATGACCTGGACTTTATAATATAGACACTGAGCTGCAATGTCCAGAGACATTGTAACTTCAGGAGACAGGGCCCAGCTTCCCCTGTGTAGGCTTcttcctgctgtcctccctgagcACCTGGCTGACTTGAGTTTTCTGGCTACCTTGGTCCTCAACTCAAAATTAGTCTCTAGAGGAAAAGCTAGGACTGATAATTTGCCTCTCTGTCCCAGTGCACAGAGGCAGTATGAAAGGAaattgccgggtttctgttctcgtgactaaaaggctcaggggtcactctagttaaactggacTAACTAGGCTGCaagaaataaccacacaagagacacaaatacctttttctttggggttgctgtgacggctcctctgaccttaagggtctgcagaaagagagcgCGAGAGCatgcactgaccccttttattgagaagctattcaaatgaggcaaggggtcaggtttcaggggactgagtctgtcttcattatgtccactgtcagcaggttgactgacacctgggtaggccacacccaagggcacagtaagagaaggggacacacacaaggcacttccatggaagattctaacCTAAAcggggcaaggggttatattacaaaggaataggtgaatatagcttcacccatggggttGTAggaagacacacccatttctgtgactgagggcctcagcacccagctggggagtgtaactcagtcacccataaggttggcctcccacagcaGTACAGAAAGGTCAGGCAGGCACTTGGCTGAGAGCCCAAGCCTGGAAGAGTGGCACTATTTTGGTCCCCTCCCTCCAGCACAGCTGGCAAATCCAGAGCATGAGGAGAAGTCTGGCTTCCCTGGCACTCAGAGCCAGTGCCCACTGTCCTCCCACCAGTGTGCTTCCTTCTCACCCAGCTCTTTCTAATCTGCTCTCTTTTTGTGAACTAATTCAATTACTCTTTACCCTAAGCAAGATCCTGATAGAAAGGCTgtcatggggggctggggatatagctcagttggtagagtgcttgccttgtatgtacaaggccctgggttcaatccccagcaccacaaaaaaaaaaaagaaaagaaaaaaaggataacTGCTGtttgccaagcatggtggcataaacctgtaatcccagatattccaaggctgaggcagggggattgcaagtttgaagccagcctggacaacttcagcaacttaatgaaaccttacctcaaaaaataaaaaggactgaggatgtggcccagtggtaaagtgcccctggttcaatccccagaaccaaaataataatgatgataatgacaaTAACAACTGTTATTCACACTCTGGCCCTGGCCTTGCCCCTCACTGCTCTGCATGGTTCCAACTAGATGTGCTCTGAAGCCTCCAATTGCCTTTCTACAGCCCTTCTGTGACCATTTTCTAATTGTGTTTCACCACATCTTGTTATTTGTTGTAAAATACTTTAACAGAATTTGCCATTGTATTTACCACCTTAACCACTGAGGAATGTACAGTTCTGTGGCatttagttgaattttttttttttatttcactcatttattttttatgtggtgctgaggatcgaacccagggtccctcCCGCATGTGCaagacgagtgctctaccgctgagccacaaccccagcccctagttgaAATATTTTATCAGCCCAGAAGAAAATGCCATTTCACATGGGAAGTCATTCCTCATTCTCTGCTTCCATGAACCCCTGGCAACCATTAAACTTTTTGTGTGGCTCCCTTCATGTAGCATAATGTTTCCAAGATTCAGTCATGTTTTAGTATGTATTAGTACTCTGTTCTTTTGTATGACTGAATATTTCTCCATTGCATGGATATACTATatttattcatcagttgatgatCATTTGCattcatttcaaaattcttttagctattgtgaatagtgctaagAACGTTTTCTGGggggtttaccagggattgaattcagggtcactcaacaaccactgagccacattccccagccctattttgtattttatttagagacaaggtctcactgagttgcttagcacctcacttttgctgaggctgactttgaacttgtgatcctcctgtctcagcctcctgagccaccaggattttaggtatgtgccaccactcccagcttgatgtaaacatttttatacaGAATTTAATTTGAAGATCATCTTTTGTGCATGTCTGggtatgtgtggtgctggggattgaacctaggacctcatgcatgctaagccagccatctaccattgagctatacccctagcctcAAGTCTATGTTTATCTTCCCTTTGTATATCTTTCTAGGAGTAGAATTGGTGAGTTATATAGTAATTGTACTTTCTTTTGTTGTGTGGTACTAGAgcttgaacctaggggcactttaccactgagctacatccccagcccttttaatttcttattttgagacaaggacttgccaaattgctgaggctggcctcaaacttgctatcctcctgcctcagtgtctcaagtcactgggattacaggcatgtgccaccacactcatcTAAGTCTACCTTTAACTTATTTGAGGAGCCTCTAAAGTGTTTCACACAGTACCTGAACTACTGAGCAGTGCATGAGGGTTccactttcttcattttctcaccaatacttgttattttctttttaatttaaattattataccACCCTAAAGATATATTTCACagttgttttgatttgtgttttctgaATGCCTAATGATATTGAGTACACTTTATGCttcttggccatttgtgtatcttctttggagaaatatctgttctATTCTTTTGCTAACTGGGCtttttgttattgagttgtaagggttctttacatattctgaataCTAGACTTTTACTAGATAATGTTTtcataagttttattttctgttctctacATTAATTTCTCAATGTCCTTTTTGCTGGGTATGTTGGCACATTCTTGTAGTcccaacttgggaggctgaaacagaa from Ictidomys tridecemlineatus isolate mIctTri1 chromosome 5, mIctTri1.hap1, whole genome shotgun sequence includes:
- the Scamp2 gene encoding secretory carrier-associated membrane protein 2, coding for MSAFDTNPFADPVDVNPFQDPSVTQLTSASQSGLAEFNPFSETNAATTVPVTQLPGPSQPAVLQPSVEPTQPSPQAVAAAAQAGLLRQQEELDRKAAELERKERELQNTVASLHVRENNWPALPSWCPVKPCFYQDFSAEIPADYQRICKMLYYLWMLHSVTLFLNLLACLAWFTGNSAKGVDFGLSILWFVIFTPCAFLCWYRPIYKAFRSDNSFSFFVFFFVFFCQIGIYFIQLIGMPNLGTSGWIAALSTLQQESLAVSIIMMVVAGFFTLCAGLSLFLLQRVHSFYRRTGASFQQAQEEFSQGIFSNRTFRNAASSAARGTFQGN